GCTTTGAACAGTGCAATCCAGATCTGGTGGTCTTGGACGTGATGATGCCAAAGCTTGACGGCTACGGCGTTTGCCAAGAATTACGCAAGGAGTCGGATGTTCCGATCGTGATGCTCACCGCCTTGGGTGATGTTGCAGACAGGATTACCGGGCTTGAGCTCGGTGCTGACGACTATGTCGTTAAACCGTTTAGTCCCAAAGAGCTTGAAGCAAGAATTCGCTGCGTTCTGCGCCGCGTTGAGAAAGAACAGGTCGCTGGAATTCCCAACTCTGGGGTGATTCAAGTCGCAGATCTACGCATCGACACCAATAAGCGTCAGGTGTTCCGAGCCGATGAACGGATCCGCCTCACCGGAATGGAGTTCAGCCTCCTGGAGCTGCTCGTGGGTCGCTCTGGAGAACCCTTCAGCCGCGGTGAGATCCTGAAGGATGTGTGGGGATATACACCTGAACGTCACGTGGACACCAGGGTCGTGGATGTTCATATCTCACGGCTTCGCTCCAAACTAGAAGACGACCCGGCCAATCCCGAGCTGATCCTCACGGCTCGAGGAACCGGTTACTTGTTCCAGCGCATCATCGATTCCGTTGCACCCGAAGGATCCTGAGTACAGCCCGGCCGACGAAGCCCGGAGCAAACCACGCCGATCAAAGGCGGTAAGAAGACTTGTGATTTGGTATCGGCGCAATAGTGCCGTGACTAGTCTCGTCGACACCGCTACCACCTCTGCCAGCGCTGCGGGCAACGTGGCTGAATCGGTCGGATCGATGGCAGGAAGCGTCGTCACCAACGCCGGAAGCATGGCTGGACAGATGCTCCAACCGGTGATGGACCCGCTGCGACGCCTGCAAACCACGGAGGTTGGTGATGACGGAGTCATCCATGACAGCGATCGCCTTTGGGTAGCTGTCGATGGAATGGGTGGAGATCATGCCCCTGGGGAAATCCTGGAGGGTTCTCTTCAAGCGATCGCTCGGCTGCCCTTACGGATCCGATTTGTCGGCGAAACCAACCGGGTCATGGAGGCTGCTGAGGCCTCTGGACTCAAAGAACCGCTCAACAACGCGATCAACGCAGGGCACCTGGAGCTGATCCCCAGCGGACCTTCCGTGGAAATGCATGAGGAAGCCACTGTTGTGCGCCGGAAGCGTGATGCCAGCGTCAATGTCGCCATGGATCTAGTGAAGCGCGGAGATGCCTTGGCGATTTACTCCGCGGGAAATTCTGGTGCTGTGATGGCTTCTGCCATCTTTCGCCTTGGTCGCCTTGCCGGGATCGATCGACCCGCCATTGGAGCACTGTTCCCCACCAAAGACCCAGGCCAGCCTGTGCTGGTCTTGGATGTGGGAGCAAACATGGACTGCAAACCTGCCTACATGCATCAATTTGCTTTGCTCGGCAACATCTATTCCCGAGACGTTCTCCAAGTCGATCGCCCGCGAATTGGCTTGCTCAACATTGGCGAAGAGGAATGCAAAGGCAATGAACTAGCGCTACGCACCCATGAATTACTTCGAGAGGAAACCCGTCTTCATTTCGCAGGAAATTGCGAAGGAAGAGATGTTCTATCTGGTGAATTTGATGTGGTGGTTTGCGATGGCTTCACAGGCAATGTGCTGCTGAAATTCCTTGAATCCGTCGGAAGTGTTCTGCTTGGCGTGCTCAGGGCTGAGTTACCGAGGGGGCGCCGCGGCAAAGTTGGCTCAGCCTTCCTGCGCAGCAATCTCAAACGCATCAAGAAACGGCTCGATCACGCTGAACATGGCGGCGCACTTCTCCTTGGTGTGAATGGGATTTGTGTCATCGGTCATGGAAGCAGCAAAGCCCTATCCGTCGTGAGCGCTCTGCGCTTGGCCCACTCCGCTGCAAGTCATGGCGTGATGGACGATCTCGCCGAACTCAGCAAGCCAGCACCACTCAAAAGCTGAAGCATCCTGTCTGGACTGTGATTGACTGACGCCACTGACAGCGCTTCCACATTGGCTGGATCTCCCCCACCCTTCCGTGGCATGGCTCTGGTCGCAAGTGGCAGCGCCCAGGCGAACCAAACCATCAGCAATGCTGCCCTCAGCGAGCGGGTGGAGACCAGTGACGAATGGATTCGCACCCGCACCGGAATTCAGTCTCGGCGCGTCAGCACTCCGGACGAATCGCTGAACGATCTGGCGATCCGGGCTGGGCAACAGGCCCTGGCCATGGCCCAGTGGGAACCTGACAGCCTCGACCTGGTGTTACTCGCCACGTCCACCCCTGATGACCTGTTTGGATCAGCACCAAGAGTTCAGGCCGGATTAAAAGCGCACAACGCCGTTGCGTTTGACCTCACGGCTGCCTGCAGCGGCTTTCTATTTGCGCTCGTGACAGCCGCCCAGTACCTGCGAACAGGCGCCATGCAACGGGTGCTGGTGATCGGCGCCGACCAGTTAAGCCGCTTTGTCGACTGGGACGACAGAAGCACCTGTGTGCTCTTCGGTGACGGGGCTGGCGCTGTTGCCCTCGAAGCCACCTCTGCAGAGTCCGATGGCTTACTGGGTTTCCGGTTGCGCAGCGACGGCAGCCGCGGCCATTCTCTGACCTTGCCGCAGATCCCTACCAGTCTTCCTCTGGTCAACACCACCCGCCATCAATGCGGCGGCTATCTGCCGATTCAGATGAATGGACAAGAGGTATACAAATTTGCCGTGCGCGAAGTGCCAGCCATCCTCAAGACGCTGCTAGAGCAAACAGCCACAACCCCAGACCAATTGGACTGGCTGCTGCTTCATCAAGCCAACCAGCGCATTTTAGATGCAGTAGCGGATCGATTTTCCATCCCTCACTCCAAGGTCTTGAGCAACTTGGCGAACTACGGCAACACCTCAGCCTCCACGATCCCGCTCATGCTTGACGAAGCCGTGCGCGACGGGCGCGTAGCACCTGGTCATCTTTTAGCGAGTAGTGGCTTTGGGGCTGGCCTCAGTTGGGGGGCTGCATTGTTGCGTTGGCAAGGTCCCGCCTAGGCTCCGAGCCATCTTTACCTGCTAACGATGACGATTGCCTGGGTGTTCCCCGGACAGGGGTCTCAGAAGTCAGGCATGGCTGAGCCCGTGCTGACCCTTCCCGGAGCGGAAGAACGATTTGCACTTGCTTCCCGTCTGCTGGGCAGAGATTTGCTGGCGATCTGCCAAGGAGAGGCTGATACGCAAGTCGATCCCTCTGATCTCAACGACACCCGCAACACCCAGCCAGCGCTCTTCGTCGTTGAAAGCCTGATTGTTGATGAACTCCGCAGACAAGGGCGCGAGCCAGCGTTTGTGGCTGGCCACAGTCTCGGAGAACTCGTTGCTCTGTATGCCGCAGGTGTCTTTGATGTGACCACGGGTCTTGAGTTGATGCAGCGGCGCTCAGAGCTCATGGCAGCCGCTGGAGGCGGAGCGATGACTGCCGTGATCGGCTTTGATCGCGATCAACTTGAAAGCCTTGTCCACAGCACGGATGGCGTGGTCATCGCCAATGACAACAGCGCTGCCCAGGTTGTGATTTCAGGGAACCCCGAGGCGGTAACAAGTGTGAGTGAGCAACTCACCTGCAAGCGCGCGATTCCTCTGGCCGTCTCCGGAGCATTTCACTCGCCATTGATGGCAGAAGCGTCTGCAGCGTTCAAGGTTCACCTGGAAAGCCTGGCTTTCGAAGATGCTGGCTTCCCGGTGCTGAGCAACACAGATCCAACCCCATGCCGCGACGCCGCTCAACTAAAGCAGCGCTTGACTCAACAGATGACCACGGGCGTTCGCTGGAGAGAGACCATGGAAACGCTGACGTCAGCCGGGGTTGACACTTTGATCGAAGTGGGACCAGGGAATGTCCTCAGTGGCCTGGCCAAAAGGGCCATGAAGGGTGTCACGACCGCCCAGCTCTCGAGCTCCGCTGATTTAGGTCTCTAAGAAGCCATGTCCCCTCTTGTGCCCAGCCCGAGCGACGGCTCTGCTGTAGTGACATCCGTCACGCCAAAACCGAGCCTGATGTACCAGCTCGTGAGCTACTTGCTGGTGTTTCCTGTCTTTCGGGGACTCTTAAGAGGGCGGACCAGTGGCAACGCCTTGGTGCCACTTCAAGGCCCCTTGGTGGTAGTCGCAAATCATGGATCCCATCTCGACCCACCCTTACTTGGCCACGCCCTGGGACGTCCTGTGGCGTTCATGGCCAAAGCCGAGCTGTTCCGGATTCCAATCTTGGGGGGCATTATTAGCGCCTGCGGTGCTTACCCGGTGAAACGGGGAGCAAGTGATCGAGAAGCAATCCGTACAGCAACAGCTCGACTTGACGAGGGCTGGGCGATCGGTGTCTTTCTTGATGGCACCCGTCAAACTGACGGCCGCGTCAATCAACCAAGACCTGGTGCAGCCTTACTTGCTGCACGCAGCGGAGCCCCCCTTCTCCCTGTGGCAATCATCAACAGCCATCGCGCCCTCGGCGCAGGGAGTGGCTGGCCAAGGCTTGTTCCCGTTGCTCTTCGCATCGGAGAACCAATCCCTGCGCCAACCAGTCGGAAAAAGCCTGAGCTGGAGGCCACCACCCGTGAGCTTCAGCGGCGAATTAATGCCTTGATCGATCAAGGCGTGGGAAATCCCTGAGGCCAATTCCGAAGAACCCAAGGCTTGAGATCTTGACCTGTGATGACCCAGGTCAACGCCCTGATCCCATCACTCAAGCGCTTACCCAGAGTCTCCTCACGACAGGATAGCTGACAAGCAACAGGCACCCCAGTGAGACGAATCCCTCGGCTTCCCGCCACCAGCCGTCCCACGGTCATGGCACGGGGCAAATGATCTTCACTGGTGACCAGATAAATGTGCTTCACACCATCGCGTTTCAAGTCATCCACCAAGGATGTGAAATTCGTAAAGGTGTCTTTGGCTCTGTAATCGAGCACAACCCTGCTCTGATCCAGCCCCGCATCCCGTACAAGCCATTGGGCGTACTCCGGATTGCTGCCACCACTCACCACTAAAGGAAGCTCAAGTTGCTGCGCCAAGCGCAGCCCGACCCGTTCACGATCGAGATCTCCTCCGAGCACGAGAATGCGTTGCGGAGGCTCAACGGTGGTGAGAGCCTCACGAAATGGCTTTAAAGGGCCCGTAGTGCTGACCCACACCAGAGCAGCAAAGACAACTAACGAGGAGCGCCAACCTGGGGCCATTAGACGGGGCCCACAGGAGACGTGGGATAAATCGGCAGCACAGGCTCCCAAGGACCTGGAATAGCCTCCTGCTCCCAGTGGCAACAACGCTCCAGCAGATGCTGCACATCCGACGCCACATCAAGCTGCATGGTCAGAGCTGGCGATGGGTCTTCGTCCTCTCTGAGTAAACGAGGACGCTCCAGCTCTTCCACAGGCACTGAGCCAGAACATAGGCGGTAGCGCCCAGCCACTCGACCACGACGGGGAAGGGTCTGAACGATCGAAAAAGGCTCCAAAGCCTGACTGGCCGACAAGAACACGGATAACCGTGGTGCCATCAACGCGAAACTGCTTTCACCATGCAAAGGGCAACCCAACTGTTGGGCCAGGGTGCGAGCCATCACAACGGTCAAGCGAGTCCCTGTGAACCCTCCCGGCCCTGTACTGACGGCCAAACGGCCAATCGAAGCCCATTCCGCTTGTGGGAGCAGTTCCTCGACAGCAGGAATCAAACCATTGGTGAGCTGACGTCCCATCGGTCGAGACAGGATGCGAGTTCCCTCAGCAGGATTTTCGGCATCGCAAACTGCCAGACCGAGATTTTCACTCGAACTATGCATAGCCAGCAGCCAACGGCTCATCGCGGCAACTCCTGATCAGGGCGCAATCGCTTCCATCGTCCGTAATCAGCCTCAAAGCTGGTGCAAGCTCGTACATCCCATTCCACGCCGACGCCACCACCGCTGAGGTCATGAAGACTGATGTGAATGCGTGGATCTTGAGGACTCACGTCAGGATTGTCATTGAGATGGGCCACACCATGCTGCCGTTCCACCGCGTGATAGGCCTGACAGCGATCCACCCAGCGGCAATCCACGCAGATGCACATGCACCCCACCTCTGAAGAGGATTCCATTCTGGAGGGGGATGCCAGCCTCATGGCACGTCAACTCATGACACGGCTGCAGCCGCAACGCTGGCCGATCCCTCTTGATCGTTTACCCGTCGGAACGGTGCTGGTAGGCGGAGCCGTTCGTGACGGATTGCTGAACCGTTTACCAGAGCATCCAGATCTCGACATGGTGGTTCCAGCGGATGCGCTGGGCCAAGTCCGCAAGCTTTCTCAAGAGTTTGGTGGCTCCTGCGTGGTGCTTGATCGAGACAGGGACATGGCCCGCCTGGTGCTGGGGCGCTGGACCATCGATCTCGCAAGACAAGAGGGAGATGCTCTTACGGCTGATCTCATGCGACGTGACTATCGAATCAACGCGATTGCTCTCACCCTCACAACTGAGCCAAAACTGGTGGATCCCAGCGGCGGCATTCCAGATCTGCGCGATCAACGCATCACTGCCATCCACGAACAAAACCTTCTGGATGATCCCCTGAGACTGTTGAGAGCCATCAGACTCTCCTCCGAGCTCTCGATGACGATTGACCAGGGCACCCTGGAAATGATTGCGCGCCATCGCCACCAATTGCCCAAGGTGGCACCAGAGCGCATTCAGGCTGAATTACTGAAGCTGGTTCAAGCCAACAACGCCGATCAGGCGATCCATTTGCTGCACTCGTTGAAATTGATCGCGCCGTGGAGTTCAAATCAACCACAAAAGACGTTCAACGCTCGCGCTTTAACGGCAGAAGAACAACAACTCGCCTTACCGCTAGCGCGCTTAACCCAGTTACTCAGCGATCAAGGAGTCAATGATTTGCGCTTCAGCCGAAAGCAAATTCAACGCTGCTTGCGACTGAGAGCATGGTGGAAGCGAGATCAACAGCAAAGCGCTAGCACTTTGAGTGAGCGTGAGCGCTTAAAACTGCATGAAGAGCTTGAAGAGGATCTCCCTGCTTTCACACTGGCTTGGCCTGTAGAGCGCCAAAATGAATGGCTGCGGCGCTGGCGAGATCAGGACGACATGCTGTTCCATCCCTGTACACCACTGAATGGTCGAACATTGCAGGCAGAGCTTGGTTTGCGTCCAGGGCCCCGATTAGGGGAGCTGATTCAGCATCTTTGCCTTGAACGAGCCTTTGGTCGAATTCGAAGCCAAGACGAGGCCATTCAGTGTGCACGCGCTTGGATGAACAAGCCGCTGTGATTAACTGACTTGCCTTAACGACAGCGATCGGCCTGATAGGCAGTTTTCTTCTCTCTCTCCCCCCCGTCTCATGAGCGTGCGTCTTTACATCGGCAACTTGCCGCAAACATTTGAAGCCAAAGAGTTGGAGACCCAACTCACCAGCGTGGGGGAGGGAATCCGCTTCAAAACCGTTCTGGACCGCGAAACGGGCGCATGCCGCGGCTTCGGTTTCGCAAATGTCGACGATGAAAAAGTCGCTGATGCTTTGATCGAGCAATTCAACGGAAAGGATTTCAACGGCAATACCCTGCGGGTGGAACGCTCTGAACGACGCGAGAGCAACGCCGGCGGCGGCGGTGGTCGTCGTGGCGGTCCCGGTGGTCCCGGTAATGCCCCAGGTTCAGCACGGAAAGCCGTGAACAAGGTGGTTCACAGCGACGCAAAAGCTGAATCTGCACCCGATCCTCGCTGGGCTGGAGAATTATCCAAACTCAAAGATTTGCTTGCAGATCAGAAAACAACAGCCTGATTTAGCTTTGGCTTTGTGATCACTTAGCGAGACTGAGCGATCACAAAGCATCGAGGAAGCTCAAGTGCTTTAGATAATTTGCCCACGAAGGCACGTTGATTAAAAACGTCATACTTATTGCGCTCAATCTCATCGAGGATTCTGCTGTAAAGACGAAGAGAGGTCCAAACAGGCCAGCGCGCATCGGCAGATAACCAGCGCACTCCAGCTTCCGAGCGAACAAACCATTCCCTGGCACGGGCCAGTTGAAATGTCATCAGCTCAATCCAGGCATCATTGATCCTTCCGGCCAAAAGGTCCTCCTCACTTACACCAAAGTGATGCAGATCTTCCTGCGGCAGATAGATACGTCCTCGTGCACGATCTTCTCCAACATCACGGAGAATGTTAGTCAGTTGATTCGCAATCCCTAAAGCAACAGCTGCATCGGAAGGGTCTGGGCAATCACTCCATGGCGCAGAAGTGTATGCCTCGTCAACACCCATAACTCCCTGGGTCATCAAGCCAACGGTTCCAGCAACGCGATAGCAGTAGAGCTTTAAATCTTCAAAGGTTGGGTAGCGGGTCCACGACAAATCCATCCGCTGGCCCTCGATCATGTCGAGATAGGGCTGTATGTCCTGTGGAAATCTCTGCAAGGTGTCCAGCATCACCGCATCCAGCTCATCCGCGACATGGCCGCTAAAGAGCTCTCTTGTTTTTTCTTCCCAACGGTCAAGTCGCTCGGCAAGCTCATCAACCGATCGAGATTGAGCCTCCTCGCTGTCCATGAGCTCGTCGGTCCGTCGACACCAGACGTAAATGGCCCAGATTGCCCGCCGCTTCTCCAGTGGGAGGAGCAACGTGCCCAAATAAAAAGTCTTTGCCCACTCAGCTGTCTCACGGCGACAAGCCTCGAAGGCTGCATCGAGATCCGAAGCTGCGAGGGTCATGACTCAGGCCGAGACCGGCTCGCTGACAGAAGACGATGATGACAGTTGATCGCGCTTGCGGTCCACAGCTTCAGCGCAAAGCTTGCCGCTCAACACTGCCCCTTCCATGGAAGCCAAATAACGCTGCATCGTGTAGTCACCTGCCAAGAAAAAGTTTTTAATTGGGGTTGTTTGATCAGGCCGAAGCTGCTGGCATCCAGGCGTAGTTTTATAGACAGATAAAGGGGTTTTTACAACTTTAGACTTACGAAGCTTTGCAGGATTATCAGTTCCAAAATGCATTGGGAATAATTTCTTCAGCTCACCCATGGTCGCCTCA
The Synechococcus sp. CC9311 DNA segment above includes these coding regions:
- a CDS encoding beta-ketoacyl-ACP synthase III, whose protein sequence is MALVASGSAQANQTISNAALSERVETSDEWIRTRTGIQSRRVSTPDESLNDLAIRAGQQALAMAQWEPDSLDLVLLATSTPDDLFGSAPRVQAGLKAHNAVAFDLTAACSGFLFALVTAAQYLRTGAMQRVLVIGADQLSRFVDWDDRSTCVLFGDGAGAVALEATSAESDGLLGFRLRSDGSRGHSLTLPQIPTSLPLVNTTRHQCGGYLPIQMNGQEVYKFAVREVPAILKTLLEQTATTPDQLDWLLLHQANQRILDAVADRFSIPHSKVLSNLANYGNTSASTIPLMLDEAVRDGRVAPGHLLASSGFGAGLSWGAALLRWQGPA
- a CDS encoding CCA tRNA nucleotidyltransferase — translated: MARQLMTRLQPQRWPIPLDRLPVGTVLVGGAVRDGLLNRLPEHPDLDMVVPADALGQVRKLSQEFGGSCVVLDRDRDMARLVLGRWTIDLARQEGDALTADLMRRDYRINAIALTLTTEPKLVDPSGGIPDLRDQRITAIHEQNLLDDPLRLLRAIRLSSELSMTIDQGTLEMIARHRHQLPKVAPERIQAELLKLVQANNADQAIHLLHSLKLIAPWSSNQPQKTFNARALTAEEQQLALPLARLTQLLSDQGVNDLRFSRKQIQRCLRLRAWWKRDQQQSASTLSERERLKLHEELEEDLPAFTLAWPVERQNEWLRRWRDQDDMLFHPCTPLNGRTLQAELGLRPGPRLGELIQHLCLERAFGRIRSQDEAIQCARAWMNKPL
- the rpaB gene encoding response regulator transcription factor RpaB — translated: MTATAASKETILVVDDEASIRRILETRLSMIGYNVVTACDGTEALESFEQCNPDLVVLDVMMPKLDGYGVCQELRKESDVPIVMLTALGDVADRITGLELGADDYVVKPFSPKELEARIRCVLRRVEKEQVAGIPNSGVIQVADLRIDTNKRQVFRADERIRLTGMEFSLLELLVGRSGEPFSRGEILKDVWGYTPERHVDTRVVDVHISRLRSKLEDDPANPELILTARGTGYLFQRIIDSVAPEGS
- a CDS encoding 1-acyl-sn-glycerol-3-phosphate acyltransferase, which codes for MSPLVPSPSDGSAVVTSVTPKPSLMYQLVSYLLVFPVFRGLLRGRTSGNALVPLQGPLVVVANHGSHLDPPLLGHALGRPVAFMAKAELFRIPILGGIISACGAYPVKRGASDREAIRTATARLDEGWAIGVFLDGTRQTDGRVNQPRPGAALLAARSGAPLLPVAIINSHRALGAGSGWPRLVPVALRIGEPIPAPTSRKKPELEATTRELQRRINALIDQGVGNP
- the plsX gene encoding phosphate acyltransferase PlsX, with amino-acid sequence MHPKDPEYSPADEARSKPRRSKAVRRLVIWYRRNSAVTSLVDTATTSASAAGNVAESVGSMAGSVVTNAGSMAGQMLQPVMDPLRRLQTTEVGDDGVIHDSDRLWVAVDGMGGDHAPGEILEGSLQAIARLPLRIRFVGETNRVMEAAEASGLKEPLNNAINAGHLELIPSGPSVEMHEEATVVRRKRDASVNVAMDLVKRGDALAIYSAGNSGAVMASAIFRLGRLAGIDRPAIGALFPTKDPGQPVLVLDVGANMDCKPAYMHQFALLGNIYSRDVLQVDRPRIGLLNIGEEECKGNELALRTHELLREETRLHFAGNCEGRDVLSGEFDVVVCDGFTGNVLLKFLESVGSVLLGVLRAELPRGRRGKVGSAFLRSNLKRIKKRLDHAEHGGALLLGVNGICVIGHGSSKALSVVSALRLAHSAASHGVMDDLAELSKPAPLKS
- a CDS encoding Ycf34 family protein, whose protein sequence is MCICVDCRWVDRCQAYHAVERQHGVAHLNDNPDVSPQDPRIHISLHDLSGGGVGVEWDVRACTSFEADYGRWKRLRPDQELPR
- the tsaB gene encoding tRNA (adenosine(37)-N6)-threonylcarbamoyltransferase complex dimerization subunit type 1 TsaB → MSRWLLAMHSSSENLGLAVCDAENPAEGTRILSRPMGRQLTNGLIPAVEELLPQAEWASIGRLAVSTGPGGFTGTRLTVVMARTLAQQLGCPLHGESSFALMAPRLSVFLSASQALEPFSIVQTLPRRGRVAGRYRLCSGSVPVEELERPRLLREDEDPSPALTMQLDVASDVQHLLERCCHWEQEAIPGPWEPVLPIYPTSPVGPV
- a CDS encoding phytoene synthase, encoding MTLAASDLDAAFEACRRETAEWAKTFYLGTLLLPLEKRRAIWAIYVWCRRTDELMDSEEAQSRSVDELAERLDRWEEKTRELFSGHVADELDAVMLDTLQRFPQDIQPYLDMIEGQRMDLSWTRYPTFEDLKLYCYRVAGTVGLMTQGVMGVDEAYTSAPWSDCPDPSDAAVALGIANQLTNILRDVGEDRARGRIYLPQEDLHHFGVSEEDLLAGRINDAWIELMTFQLARAREWFVRSEAGVRWLSADARWPVWTSLRLYSRILDEIERNKYDVFNQRAFVGKLSKALELPRCFVIAQSR
- the fabD gene encoding ACP S-malonyltransferase, giving the protein MTIAWVFPGQGSQKSGMAEPVLTLPGAEERFALASRLLGRDLLAICQGEADTQVDPSDLNDTRNTQPALFVVESLIVDELRRQGREPAFVAGHSLGELVALYAAGVFDVTTGLELMQRRSELMAAAGGGAMTAVIGFDRDQLESLVHSTDGVVIANDNSAAQVVISGNPEAVTSVSEQLTCKRAIPLAVSGAFHSPLMAEASAAFKVHLESLAFEDAGFPVLSNTDPTPCRDAAQLKQRLTQQMTTGVRWRETMETLTSAGVDTLIEVGPGNVLSGLAKRAMKGVTTAQLSSSADLGL
- a CDS encoding YdcF family protein translates to MAPGWRSSLVVFAALVWVSTTGPLKPFREALTTVEPPQRILVLGGDLDRERVGLRLAQQLELPLVVSGGSNPEYAQWLVRDAGLDQSRVVLDYRAKDTFTNFTSLVDDLKRDGVKHIYLVTSEDHLPRAMTVGRLVAGSRGIRLTGVPVACQLSCREETLGKRLSDGIRALTWVITGQDLKPWVLRNWPQGFPTP
- a CDS encoding RNA-binding protein, producing MSVRLYIGNLPQTFEAKELETQLTSVGEGIRFKTVLDRETGACRGFGFANVDDEKVADALIEQFNGKDFNGNTLRVERSERRESNAGGGGGRRGGPGGPGNAPGSARKAVNKVVHSDAKAESAPDPRWAGELSKLKDLLADQKTTA